Sequence from the Nocardia brasiliensis genome:
AGCGCCCGAGCCCGCCACCGCCGACGGCGCGATACCCGCGCACGACGGCGACGGATTGCAGGTCGCCGTGGTCCTCTATCCCGGCATGACCGCGCTGGACGCGATCGGACCGTATGAGCTCCTGCGTCTGGTGCCCGGCACCGAAATCCGTTTGGTGAGCAACGAAGTCGGGCCGATCATCACCGACAGCGGTGTGCTCGCCCTCGGCGCGACCCACACCTTCGACGAAACACCCACTCCCGATGTGGTTGTCGTGCCCGGCTCGGGCACCGACACCCCGACCGCGATGGCGAACAAGGGCCTGACCGAGTGGCTGGCCGCGGTCCATCCGCACACCAAGTGGACCACCTCGGTGTGTTCGGGCGCGCTGATTCTGGCCGCGGCGGGCATCCTGCCGGGTCATCCCGCGACGACGCACTGGTTCGCGCAGAAGCCGATGGCGCTGCTCGGCGTGCGGTCGCGCCCAACGGAGCGGATCGTGCGCTCGGGCAAGATCCTCACCGCCGCAGGGGTTTCCGCGGGCATCGACGCCGCGCTGTGGCTGATCGGGGAGATCTACGGTGCCGAGCGGGCCGAGATCGTCCAGCTGCTGATCGAATACGACCCGCACCCGCCCTACGATTCCGGTCACCCGACGAAGGCCTCGGCGAAGGTGATGCGCAAGGCCACCGCCGAGATGGTGCGCGACAGCACCAATGTGCGCTCCACGGTCGCGATCGGCACCCTCGGCTGGCAACAGGCCCTCACCAAGATCCGCGGTAGCAGGCGCCGCTGACCGACTTCATCGCGCGGCCGAGCGAACGCGATCCGTAGTCGGTGATGCGCGCTACGGATTTACTCCGGATACGCGCAGATTGCGAATTCCGCATTTTTAGCTTTGCCCACTCCGCGCTATAAGCCCAGCTATAGGGCGTGCTCGTTGTAATCGAGCACCATTGTGACGGAACAACTTTGTGATATCTGTCAGCTATTGCCGCGGCGTTGACATCTCGGTTTCGATGCTGAATTCTTGCCGGGTGACGGGTAAGGACGAATTGATGACTCTGCCGAAACTGGCCGACCATGACATCACACAGCTACGCGAGGTCGCGGACCGCATCGCGACCTTGATTCAGCGCAACTCGGACAGCAGTGGCGGTCTGCCTCGTTTCGTGGAGGCGCTGCGGCAGAGTGGACCGATCGCGGATCTCCTGATCGAGTATTCGGTCCGCTGGTTCAACGACAGCAATGGCGAATCGGTCCTGCTCAGCCCGGAACTGTACTGGGTGCTCACCGAGACCGTCCCGCCGGAAGAGCGCGGCACCGCGGGCGAGGGGCTCGGCCAGGCAGGCATGAACTGTCATCCCGTCACCCGCACCCGCCAGATGCTGCTGATGTGCGTGCTGGAAAAACTGTCGACCCGGCCGTGGCGCCCGGAGACACCCGAGGAAGCCGCGGCCATGGTCAAGCGCCGCTACAGCGATAATGCCCGCCCCGTGCTGCCACCCAGGGCGACGACGACCCAGACCTCGGGGGTCGAGGGCGTGATCACGCCCGCGCAGTTCTCCTAGGGTCGGTCCACCGCGTCAGATCCGGACGCCGAGCGTGGCCAGCAGCATGTGCATGTCCGAATTCACCCAGTATTCGGTGACTTTCGCGTGTTCGATCCGCAGGATGTCGATCCCCGTGAACCGGATCGCGGTGCCCGCCGGTGCAGTCGCGCCGGGGAATCCGCCGCTGTAGGTGCCGACCGCTTCCCAGCGGATCACGAGGTGGTCGCGGTCGGTGATCGGCCCGACCTGGACGCTGAACACCAGCTCGGTGAACGGCGCACGGGTCCGGTCGATCCAATCGACGAGGGCGTCCGGTCCACGGACCGCGCCGCCGTCACCGCCGTCGAGCAGCGCGGCGTGCAGCCGGAAATCGGTGGCGACGAGGTCGTCGGCGTAGGTGTAGACGCCGTTCCACAGGGTGAGCCAGCCGTTGAGCAGCTGCTGGGGTACCGGTGTGGTGTCGACGATGCGCTGGTCCATGCTCGTGCTCGCTCTCGAGGTCGTCGGGTCCGAATGGTGGCCGGACCGTTGCGGATCGGCCGTTCGACTCGAGTCTGCCGCC
This genomic interval carries:
- a CDS encoding DJ-1/PfpI family protein codes for the protein MQVAVVLYPGMTALDAIGPYELLRLVPGTEIRLVSNEVGPIITDSGVLALGATHTFDETPTPDVVVVPGSGTDTPTAMANKGLTEWLAAVHPHTKWTTSVCSGALILAAAGILPGHPATTHWFAQKPMALLGVRSRPTERIVRSGKILTAAGVSAGIDAALWLIGEIYGAERAEIVQLLIEYDPHPPYDSGHPTKASAKVMRKATAEMVRDSTNVRSTVAIGTLGWQQALTKIRGSRRR
- a CDS encoding ester cyclase; this encodes MDQRIVDTTPVPQQLLNGWLTLWNGVYTYADDLVATDFRLHAALLDGGDGGAVRGPDALVDWIDRTRAPFTELVFSVQVGPITDRDHLVIRWEAVGTYSGGFPGATAPAGTAIRFTGIDILRIEHAKVTEYWVNSDMHMLLATLGVRI